One window of Nocardioides dongkuii genomic DNA carries:
- the lipB gene encoding lipoyl(octanoyl) transferase LipB: MSDLRFTDAGLGADAIDYLAAWDLQREVHARVVAGDQPDTVLLLEHPPVFTAGKRTEPHERPLDPGGAAVVDVDRGGKITFHGPGQLVGYPIVTLPDHVKVVDYVRRVEEALIGVCAELGVATARVPGRSGVWLRADDRGPERKIAAIGIRVSRGVTMHGFSLNCDVDLDWYARFVPCGIADAGVTSLSAELGRDVPVTEVLPAVRRHLAALLAWAPYTPTPDYDPRPEPGRGPRIELLTPSGG; encoded by the coding sequence GTGAGCGACCTGAGGTTCACCGACGCCGGGCTCGGCGCGGACGCGATCGACTACCTGGCCGCCTGGGACCTCCAGCGCGAGGTGCACGCCCGGGTCGTGGCCGGCGACCAGCCGGACACCGTGCTGCTGCTCGAGCACCCGCCGGTCTTCACCGCGGGCAAGCGCACCGAGCCGCACGAGCGGCCGCTCGACCCCGGCGGCGCCGCGGTCGTCGACGTCGACCGCGGCGGCAAGATCACCTTCCACGGCCCCGGCCAGCTGGTCGGCTACCCGATCGTCACGCTGCCCGACCACGTCAAGGTCGTCGACTACGTGCGCCGCGTCGAGGAGGCCCTGATCGGGGTCTGCGCCGAGCTCGGCGTGGCCACCGCGCGCGTCCCGGGCCGCAGCGGCGTCTGGCTGCGCGCCGACGACCGCGGCCCCGAGCGGAAGATCGCGGCGATCGGCATCCGGGTCAGCCGCGGCGTCACCATGCACGGGTTCTCGCTCAACTGCGACGTCGACCTCGACTGGTACGCCCGGTTCGTGCCGTGCGGCATCGCCGACGCCGGGGTCACCTCGCTCTCCGCCGAGCTCGGCCGCGACGTGCCGGTCACGGAGGTCCTCCCGGCGGTACGCCGCCACCTGGCCGCGCTGCTCGCGTGGGCGCCGTACACCCCGACCCCGGACTACGACCCCCGCCCGGAACCCGGCCGCGGGCCGCGCATCGAGCTGCTCACGCCGTCCGGCGGCTGA
- a CDS encoding alpha/beta hydrolase produces the protein MPHVSRRAVLVGGGVVTAGAAAVGAGVHQGVLPGRPWLQARLGLDGEDGVVPDVAPGRVRRGTFVSEARGGTSTGWAVVLPPGSARREELPVVVALHGRGQDHAALLGPGLGLDRFLAAHTAAGGTPYAVAVVDGGDSYWHPRPSGEDSGAMVVDELLPLLAGQGLRAGPTDRIGLLGWSMGGYGALRLAGLLGAGRVAGVVAVSPALWTDPDDASPSGFADAAEYEEFSVLGRQGDLEGVAVRVDCGTGDPFYRAAEEYVAGFPASAQVAGGFEPGGHTSGYWRRVLPAQLDFLGRTLDA, from the coding sequence GTGCCTCACGTGTCCCGCCGCGCCGTCCTCGTCGGCGGCGGGGTGGTGACGGCGGGGGCGGCCGCCGTGGGGGCGGGTGTCCACCAGGGCGTGCTGCCCGGGCGGCCGTGGCTGCAGGCCCGGCTCGGCCTCGACGGCGAGGACGGCGTGGTGCCCGACGTCGCGCCGGGTCGCGTCCGGCGCGGCACGTTCGTGTCCGAGGCGCGCGGCGGCACCAGCACCGGCTGGGCGGTGGTCCTCCCGCCGGGCAGCGCCCGGCGGGAGGAGCTGCCGGTCGTGGTCGCGCTGCACGGCCGCGGGCAGGACCACGCCGCGCTGCTCGGTCCCGGCCTCGGGCTGGACCGGTTCCTCGCCGCGCACACCGCCGCCGGCGGCACGCCGTACGCCGTGGCGGTGGTGGACGGCGGCGACAGCTACTGGCACCCGCGCCCCTCCGGCGAGGACTCCGGCGCGATGGTGGTCGACGAGCTGCTCCCCCTGCTCGCCGGGCAGGGGCTGCGGGCGGGGCCGACCGACCGGATCGGGCTGCTCGGCTGGTCGATGGGCGGGTACGGCGCGCTGCGGCTCGCGGGCCTGCTCGGCGCGGGCCGGGTCGCCGGCGTGGTCGCGGTCAGCCCTGCGCTGTGGACCGACCCCGACGACGCGTCGCCGTCCGGCTTCGCGGACGCCGCGGAGTACGAGGAGTTCTCGGTGCTCGGCCGGCAGGGCGACCTCGAGGGCGTCGCGGTGCGCGTCGACTGCGGCACCGGCGACCCGTTCTACCGTGCCGCCGAGGAGTACGTCGCGGGGTTCCCCGCGTCGGCGCAGGTGGCCGGCGGCTTCGAGCCCGGCGGGCACACCTCCGGCTACTGGCGCCGCGTGCTCCCCGCCCAGCTCGACTTCCTCGGGCGTACCCTCGACGCGTGA
- the gcvT gene encoding glycine cleavage system aminomethyltransferase GcvT produces the protein MPALPAEDPSLLRSPLHERHVALGAKLAEFGGWAMPLEYPTGVVKEHTAVREAVGIFDVSHLGKASVTGPGAAAYVNATLTNDLAKIRPGKAQYTLCCDEETGGIVDDLIAYWYDDERVLLVPNAANTAEVVRRLAAGAPEGVVVTDEHRDHVVLAVQGPLSDQVLSAVGLPVGHEYMSFAEAPFAGTDVVVCRTGYTGERGYELVAPVAVAEALWDALVSAGEPHGMLPCGLGARDTLRTEMGYPLHGQDISLDTTPNQGRVGWAVGWDKDAFWGRDAILAEKAAGPRRVLRGIVATGRAIPRPGMSVSLTPDVLVGVVTSGTFSPTLRQGVGLALVSTSVAPDAEVGVDVRGRREIFRLTRPPFVDPSVRED, from the coding sequence ATGCCCGCCCTGCCCGCCGAGGACCCCTCGCTGCTCCGCTCCCCGCTGCACGAGCGGCACGTCGCCCTGGGGGCCAAGCTCGCCGAGTTCGGCGGCTGGGCGATGCCGCTGGAGTACCCCACCGGCGTGGTCAAGGAGCACACCGCGGTCCGCGAGGCGGTCGGCATCTTCGACGTCAGCCACCTCGGCAAGGCCTCGGTCACCGGCCCGGGCGCCGCGGCGTACGTCAACGCCACGCTGACCAACGACCTCGCCAAGATCCGGCCCGGCAAGGCGCAGTACACGCTGTGCTGCGACGAGGAGACCGGCGGGATCGTCGACGACCTGATCGCCTACTGGTACGACGACGAGCGGGTGCTGCTGGTGCCGAACGCCGCCAACACCGCCGAGGTCGTGCGCCGGCTCGCGGCCGGGGCGCCCGAGGGCGTCGTGGTCACCGACGAGCACCGCGACCACGTGGTGCTCGCCGTGCAGGGACCGCTGAGCGACCAGGTGCTGTCCGCGGTGGGGCTGCCCGTGGGCCACGAGTACATGTCGTTCGCCGAGGCGCCGTTCGCGGGCACCGACGTCGTCGTGTGCCGCACCGGCTACACCGGCGAGCGCGGCTACGAGCTGGTCGCCCCGGTGGCGGTGGCCGAGGCCCTCTGGGACGCTCTCGTGAGCGCGGGGGAGCCGCACGGGATGCTGCCCTGCGGGCTCGGCGCCCGCGACACGCTGCGCACCGAGATGGGCTACCCGCTGCACGGCCAGGACATCTCCCTCGACACCACCCCCAACCAGGGCCGGGTCGGCTGGGCGGTCGGCTGGGACAAGGACGCCTTCTGGGGCCGCGACGCGATCCTCGCCGAGAAGGCCGCCGGACCGCGCCGGGTGCTGCGCGGGATCGTGGCGACCGGCCGGGCCATCCCGCGCCCGGGGATGTCGGTCTCGCTGACCCCCGACGTGCTGGTCGGCGTGGTCACCTCCGGCACCTTCTCGCCCACCCTGCGCCAGGGCGTGGGCCTCGCGCTGGTCTCCACCTCCGTCGCGCCGGACGCCGAGGTCGGCGTCGACGTCCGCGGCCGGCGCGAGATCTTCCGGCTGACCAGGCCGCCCTTCGTCGACCCGTCCGTGCGAGAGGACTGA
- a CDS encoding leucyl aminopeptidase: MTSYTLRNASPAKTRADAVVVGVLQGADGATLADGGDDVAKAYGRKLRPLLATLGVTGKAGEVVKVPTGDTLSTPLLVLVGLGKEATPNAVRRAAGAAARAVTNAASVAVALPAGSAELIRAVTEGWLLGGYAFTTYKKDAGREAPGDVVLLSALARRKEATKAFEDAQVVAAAVATTRDWVNTPPGDLTPPAFADAVAAAAKDLGKGRGAPKVKVTVLDEQQLAELGCGGILGVGAGSSAPPRLVELTYTPKKAVTHLALVGKGITFDSGGLTIKPAASMGEMKSDMAGAAAAVQATFAIAALGLPVRVSTFVPMAENMVSGNATRPGDVLTMYGGTTVEVLNTDAEGRLVLGDALGRAIEVQPDLIVDIATLTGHMVVALGDKVAGVMGDEDVVARVLAAGKVAGEELWPMPIPEHMEERIRSSKVADLAQHDWIRWGGGLFAAAFLRQFTGGLPWAHLDIAGPGFTSSGPSGHVTAGGTGFGVATLVDLARALADQDA; this comes from the coding sequence GTGACCTCCTACACCCTGCGCAACGCCAGCCCCGCCAAGACCCGAGCGGACGCGGTGGTCGTCGGGGTCCTCCAGGGAGCGGACGGCGCGACGCTCGCCGACGGCGGCGACGACGTGGCCAAGGCCTACGGCCGCAAGCTCCGGCCGCTGCTCGCCACGCTCGGCGTCACCGGCAAGGCCGGCGAGGTGGTCAAGGTGCCGACCGGGGACACGCTGTCCACGCCGCTGCTGGTGCTGGTCGGGCTCGGCAAGGAGGCCACCCCGAACGCCGTACGCCGCGCCGCCGGCGCCGCGGCCCGCGCGGTCACCAACGCCGCCTCGGTCGCGGTCGCGCTGCCCGCGGGGTCGGCCGAGCTGATCCGCGCGGTGACCGAGGGCTGGCTGCTCGGCGGGTACGCGTTCACGACGTACAAGAAGGACGCGGGACGCGAGGCGCCCGGGGACGTCGTCCTCCTCAGCGCGCTGGCGCGCCGCAAGGAGGCCACGAAGGCGTTCGAGGACGCGCAGGTCGTCGCCGCCGCGGTCGCCACCACCCGCGACTGGGTGAACACCCCGCCCGGAGACCTGACCCCGCCGGCGTTCGCGGACGCCGTCGCCGCGGCCGCCAAGGACCTCGGCAAGGGCCGCGGCGCACCGAAGGTCAAGGTCACCGTGCTCGACGAGCAGCAGCTCGCCGAGCTCGGCTGCGGGGGCATCCTCGGCGTCGGCGCCGGGTCGAGCGCCCCGCCGCGCCTGGTCGAGCTGACCTACACGCCCAAGAAGGCCGTCACACACCTCGCGCTGGTCGGCAAGGGCATCACCTTCGACTCCGGCGGGCTCACCATCAAGCCGGCCGCGAGCATGGGCGAGATGAAGTCCGACATGGCCGGCGCCGCCGCGGCCGTGCAGGCGACGTTCGCCATCGCGGCGCTCGGCCTCCCCGTCCGGGTCAGCACCTTCGTGCCGATGGCGGAGAACATGGTCTCGGGCAACGCGACCCGGCCCGGCGACGTCCTGACGATGTACGGCGGCACCACCGTGGAGGTGCTCAACACCGACGCGGAGGGCCGCCTGGTCCTCGGCGACGCGCTCGGGCGCGCGATCGAGGTGCAGCCGGACCTGATCGTCGACATCGCGACCCTCACCGGTCACATGGTCGTCGCCCTCGGCGACAAGGTCGCCGGTGTGATGGGCGACGAGGACGTCGTCGCGCGGGTCCTCGCGGCGGGCAAGGTCGCCGGCGAGGAGCTGTGGCCGATGCCGATCCCCGAGCACATGGAGGAGCGGATCCGCAGCAGCAAGGTCGCCGACCTCGCCCAGCACGACTGGATCCGCTGGGGCGGCGGCCTGTTCGCCGCGGCGTTCCTGCGCCAGTTCACCGGCGGCCTGCCCTGGGCCCACCTCGACATCGCCGGCCCGGGCTTCACCTCGAGCGGCCCCTCGGGGCACGTCACCGCCGGCGGCACCGGCTTCGGGGTCGCCACCCTGGTCGACCTCGCCCGCGCCCTCGCCGACCAGGACGCCTGA
- a CDS encoding TIGR01777 family oxidoreductase has product MPPLSVVVAGASGFLGSSLVAELRARGHRVTTLVRRPADGPDESTWDPYAGVYDRAVVGAADVVVNLAGSPTLGNPHSEQWAQQLRDSRVTTTRVLAQAVAEAERRPAFLAGNGISYYGDHGAEVLTETADSRGDALLTRVTKEWQAAADPAVAAGARVVVLRTAPVMDHRAAPLKQLRLLFRAGLGGRLGSGRQHMAMISLHDWLGAVVHAAEHDTLAGPVNLCCPVTPTNAEFTRVLARELHRPAFATVPRAVLDKAAGAMAPELLGSLNVRPAALEAAGFVFRDRDVTAVLRAGL; this is encoded by the coding sequence ATGCCGCCCCTCTCCGTCGTCGTCGCCGGCGCCTCCGGGTTCCTCGGCAGCTCCCTCGTCGCCGAGCTGCGGGCGCGCGGGCACCGCGTGACGACCCTCGTCCGTCGTCCTGCGGACGGTCCCGACGAGTCGACCTGGGACCCGTACGCCGGCGTCTACGACCGCGCCGTGGTCGGCGCCGCCGACGTGGTGGTGAACCTGGCGGGCTCCCCCACGCTCGGCAACCCGCACTCCGAGCAGTGGGCGCAGCAGCTGCGCGACAGCCGGGTCACCACGACCCGCGTGCTGGCCCAGGCGGTCGCCGAGGCCGAGCGCCGGCCGGCGTTCCTCGCGGGCAACGGCATCTCCTACTACGGCGACCACGGCGCGGAGGTGCTCACCGAGACCGCCGACAGCCGGGGCGACGCGCTGCTGACCCGGGTGACGAAGGAGTGGCAGGCAGCCGCCGACCCCGCCGTGGCGGCCGGCGCCCGGGTGGTCGTGCTGCGGACCGCGCCGGTGATGGACCACCGCGCCGCGCCGCTCAAGCAGCTGCGGCTGCTGTTCCGCGCCGGGCTCGGCGGGCGGCTGGGGTCCGGCCGCCAGCACATGGCGATGATCTCGCTGCACGACTGGCTCGGCGCGGTCGTGCACGCCGCCGAGCACGACACCCTGGCCGGCCCGGTCAACCTGTGCTGCCCGGTGACGCCCACGAACGCCGAGTTCACCCGGGTGCTGGCCCGGGAGCTGCACCGGCCGGCGTTCGCGACCGTGCCCCGGGCGGTGCTGGACAAGGCCGCCGGGGCGATGGCCCCGGAGCTGCTCGGCTCGCTGAACGTGCGCCCCGCGGCGCTGGAGGCCGCGGGCTTCGTGTTCCGCGACCGCGACGTCACCGCGGTGCTGCGCGCGGGCCTCTAG
- a CDS encoding GNAT family N-acetyltransferase, whose translation MSSVTDLRLRPLRPDDETEAVQAHHELAADGFEFLSGWTPDRPWADLLRQYDAERRGTDLPPDRVRATFLMAEAGGTIVGRVSVRFALNEWLAAYGGHIGYGVRPAYRRRGHATEVLRQSLVLARDGGVDRVLVTCDDDNVGSAATIERCGGVLEDVVDQPGTTVPKRRYWIG comes from the coding sequence ATGAGCTCCGTGACCGACCTGAGGCTGCGCCCGCTCCGCCCCGACGACGAGACCGAGGCCGTGCAGGCGCACCACGAGCTGGCCGCGGACGGCTTCGAGTTCCTCAGCGGGTGGACGCCGGACCGGCCCTGGGCGGACCTGCTGCGGCAGTACGACGCCGAGCGCCGCGGCACCGACCTGCCCCCCGACCGGGTCCGCGCCACGTTCCTGATGGCCGAGGCCGGCGGCACGATCGTCGGCCGGGTGTCGGTCCGGTTCGCGCTCAACGAGTGGCTGGCGGCGTACGGCGGCCACATCGGGTACGGCGTGCGGCCGGCGTACCGCCGTCGCGGCCACGCCACCGAGGTCCTCCGCCAGTCCCTGGTGCTCGCACGGGACGGCGGCGTCGACCGGGTCCTGGTCACCTGCGACGACGACAACGTCGGGTCGGCGGCGACGATCGAGCGCTGCGGCGGCGTCCTGGAGGACGTCGTCGACCAGCCGGGAACGACGGTGCCGAAGCGGCGGTACTGGATCGGCTAG
- the lpdA gene encoding dihydrolipoyl dehydrogenase produces MADPHDAGDADFDVLVLGAGSGGYACALRAAQLGLRVGLVEKGNLGGTCLHEGCIPTKALLHAAEVADSARTAEQFGVRATLEGIDMPAVRSYQEGVVGRLFKGLAGLIKSRGITVVEGEGRMTGPREVTVGGTTYTGRHLVLATGSYARSLPGLEVDGERVLTSDHALRLDRVPASVVVLGGGVIGCEFASVWRSFGAEVTIVEALPRLVAAEDEASSKALERAFRKRGIAFRTGTPFQSVKTTDDGVAVTVEGGDVIEAELLLVAVGRGPVTDGLGYDEQGVAMERGFVLADERCRTNVEGVRAVGDIVPGLQLAHRGFAQGIFVAEDIAGLEPAPLDESAIPRVTYSHPEVASVGLTEAAAVERHGADAVETLTYDLGGNGKSQILKTQGFVKLVRRTDGPVIGIHLVGDRVGELVGEAQLIYGWEGYPEDVAPLVHAHPTQNEALGEAHLALAGKPLHAHA; encoded by the coding sequence GTGGCCGATCCCCACGACGCCGGTGACGCCGACTTCGACGTCCTCGTCCTCGGTGCCGGATCGGGGGGGTACGCCTGTGCCCTGCGGGCCGCGCAGCTCGGTCTGCGCGTGGGTCTGGTCGAGAAGGGCAACCTCGGCGGCACCTGCCTGCACGAGGGCTGCATCCCGACCAAGGCGCTGCTGCACGCCGCCGAGGTCGCCGACTCCGCCCGCACCGCCGAGCAGTTCGGCGTCCGCGCCACGCTCGAGGGCATCGACATGCCGGCCGTGCGGTCCTACCAGGAGGGCGTCGTCGGCCGGCTCTTCAAGGGCCTCGCCGGCCTGATCAAGTCCCGCGGGATCACCGTCGTCGAGGGCGAGGGCCGGATGACCGGGCCGCGCGAGGTGACCGTCGGCGGCACGACGTACACCGGTCGCCACCTGGTGCTGGCCACCGGCTCCTACGCCCGCTCGCTGCCCGGCCTCGAGGTCGACGGCGAGCGCGTGCTCACCTCCGACCACGCCCTGCGCCTGGACCGCGTCCCCGCCTCGGTCGTCGTGCTCGGCGGCGGCGTCATCGGCTGCGAGTTCGCGAGCGTCTGGCGCAGCTTCGGCGCCGAGGTCACCATCGTCGAGGCGCTCCCCCGGCTGGTCGCGGCCGAGGACGAGGCGTCCTCGAAGGCGCTGGAGCGCGCGTTCCGCAAGCGCGGCATCGCCTTCCGCACCGGCACCCCGTTCCAGAGCGTCAAGACCACCGACGACGGCGTCGCCGTCACCGTCGAGGGCGGGGACGTGATCGAGGCCGAGCTGCTGCTCGTCGCCGTCGGCCGCGGCCCGGTCACCGACGGCCTCGGGTACGACGAGCAGGGCGTCGCCATGGAGCGCGGCTTCGTGCTCGCCGACGAGCGCTGCCGCACCAACGTCGAGGGCGTGCGCGCCGTCGGCGACATCGTGCCGGGCCTGCAGCTGGCGCACCGCGGCTTCGCGCAGGGCATCTTCGTCGCCGAGGACATCGCCGGGCTCGAGCCGGCGCCGCTGGACGAGTCCGCGATCCCGCGGGTCACCTACTCCCACCCCGAGGTCGCCTCGGTCGGGCTCACCGAGGCGGCGGCCGTCGAGCGCCACGGCGCCGACGCGGTCGAGACGCTCACCTACGACCTCGGGGGCAACGGCAAGAGCCAGATCCTCAAGACCCAGGGGTTCGTCAAGCTGGTCCGCCGCACCGACGGTCCCGTGATCGGGATCCACCTGGTCGGCGACCGGGTCGGCGAGCTCGTCGGGGAGGCCCAGCTGATCTACGGCTGGGAGGGGTACCCCGAGGACGTGGCTCCGCTGGTGCACGCCCACCCCACCCAGAACGAGGCTCTCGGCGAGGCGCACCTCGCGCTCGCCGGCAAGCCGCTGCACGCACACGCCTGA
- a CDS encoding SRPBCC family protein, with translation MTRTPTGRIDHDDGVRTLVLTRTFAAPIEDVWAAVTEPGRLARWIGTYDGDPASGRVSFRMTAEDGAPAEEMEIVECVPPHTLRVVSHVGEDRWSLELALAEADGVTTLTFAQPGIDPVQAESVGPGWEYYLDRLGAAETGGEVAAIDFDRDYYPAMQEHYRAQATP, from the coding sequence ATGACCCGCACGCCCACCGGCCGCATCGACCACGACGACGGCGTCCGCACCCTGGTCCTCACCCGCACCTTCGCCGCACCGATCGAGGACGTCTGGGCCGCGGTGACCGAGCCCGGGCGGCTGGCCCGCTGGATCGGCACGTACGACGGCGACCCGGCGTCCGGCCGGGTGTCCTTCCGGATGACGGCCGAGGACGGCGCGCCGGCCGAGGAGATGGAGATCGTCGAGTGCGTGCCCCCGCACACGCTGAGGGTCGTCTCGCACGTCGGGGAGGACCGGTGGTCCCTCGAGCTCGCGCTCGCCGAGGCCGACGGCGTCACCACGCTGACCTTCGCCCAGCCCGGCATCGACCCGGTGCAGGCCGAGAGCGTCGGCCCCGGCTGGGAGTACTACCTCGACCGGCTGGGCGCCGCCGAGACCGGGGGAGAGGTCGCCGCGATCGACTTCGACCGCGACTACTACCCGGCAATGCAGGAGCACTACCGGGCGCAGGCCACGCCCTGA
- a CDS encoding ABC transporter ATP-binding protein, which translates to MTDLVIETTGLRKEFRGRRGGRRVAVQNLDLAVPAGGVHGFLGPNGSGKTTTIRMLLGLARATRGSMRLFGEPVPELLPSVIDRVGAVVESPKFSPNLSGRQNLQLLARSIGVPEQRVGAAVETVGLTGRDQDRFKSYSLGMKQRLAIAATLLKDPALLILDEPTNGLDPAGIREIRDTIRDLGAAGVTVLLSSHILAEVQQVCTSATIIGNGRLLASGTVDELLGEGTAYRVVVPDPAAAAATLGAAGMATSVGSDGHLAVDTDDPAAVNRALAAADIWLTELTPMRQDLETFFLQLTAADTLGTSADAPSGTEEGR; encoded by the coding sequence GTGACCGACCTGGTGATCGAGACGACCGGGCTCCGCAAGGAGTTCCGCGGCCGGAGAGGCGGGCGCCGGGTCGCCGTGCAGAACCTCGACCTGGCGGTGCCCGCCGGCGGGGTGCACGGGTTCCTCGGGCCCAACGGCTCCGGCAAGACCACGACGATCCGGATGCTGCTCGGCCTGGCCCGCGCGACCCGGGGCTCGATGCGGCTCTTCGGCGAGCCGGTCCCGGAGCTGCTGCCCTCGGTCATCGACCGGGTCGGCGCGGTCGTCGAGTCGCCGAAGTTCTCCCCCAACCTCAGCGGCCGGCAGAACCTGCAGCTGCTGGCCCGCTCGATCGGGGTTCCCGAGCAGCGGGTCGGCGCCGCGGTCGAGACGGTCGGGCTGACCGGCCGCGACCAGGACCGGTTCAAGTCCTACTCGCTCGGCATGAAGCAGCGGCTCGCGATCGCCGCGACCCTGCTCAAGGACCCGGCCCTGCTGATCCTCGACGAGCCCACCAACGGTCTCGACCCCGCCGGCATCCGGGAGATCCGGGACACCATCCGCGACCTCGGCGCCGCCGGGGTGACCGTGCTGCTCAGCTCGCACATCCTCGCCGAGGTCCAGCAGGTCTGCACCTCGGCCACCATCATCGGCAACGGGCGGCTGCTGGCCTCCGGCACCGTCGACGAGCTGCTCGGCGAGGGGACGGCGTACCGGGTCGTCGTCCCCGACCCGGCCGCGGCGGCCGCGACGCTCGGGGCCGCCGGCATGGCCACGTCCGTCGGGTCCGACGGCCACCTCGCGGTCGACACCGACGACCCCGCCGCCGTGAACCGCGCGCTGGCCGCCGCCGACATCTGGCTCACCGAGCTCACCCCGATGCGGCAGGACCTGGAGACGTTCTTCCTCCAGCTCACCGCCGCCGACACCCTCGGCACCTCCGCCGACGCGCCGTCCGGGACCGAGGAGGGCCGGTGA
- the sucB gene encoding 2-oxoglutarate dehydrogenase, E2 component, dihydrolipoamide succinyltransferase, translating to MATEVNLPALGESVTEGTVTRWLKQVGDSVAVDEPLLEVSTDKVDTEIPSPVAGTLLEIKADEDDTVEVGAVLAVIGDEGESAGSDEGSDAEPEEATPEAQPQDEENAEQKAEQEQEIADEKGELPPGDETPESEKSDEPAEKPQADTKPSGGSGTAVSLPALGESVTEGTVTRWLKQVGDEVAVDEPLLEVSTDKVDTEIPSPVAGTLIEIKVQEDETVEVGAELAIIGDADAAPSQDDEPEPQKEPEPEPEPEPEPEPEPAKAKEPEPAPAKAEEPKQDDDVPAPSSQSPTTRDTGGESGGSARSEGGSSDAAGYVTPLVRKLAAQHDVDLSTVSGTGVGGRVRKQDVLEAARAKEAPAAAPAAAAAPAASSGAQAPSVTPSPLRGTTEKISRLRKIIAERMVDSLQTGAQLTQVVEVDVTNVARLRDAKKADFLAREGVKLSYLPFFTKAAVDALKEHPKLNATIDTDAGEITYYDRENVAFAVDTEKGLLTPVVKDAGDLSIAGLAKKIADVAERTRTNKIGPDELGGGTFTITNLGSAGALWDTPIINKPQVAILGPGVVVKRPVVIDDANLGETIAVRHMVYLALTYDHRLVDGADAGRFLQDVKKRLEAGVFDV from the coding sequence TTGGCCACCGAAGTCAACCTCCCAGCCCTCGGGGAGTCCGTCACCGAAGGCACCGTCACCCGCTGGCTCAAGCAGGTCGGCGACTCGGTCGCGGTCGACGAGCCGTTGCTGGAGGTCTCCACCGACAAGGTCGACACGGAGATCCCCTCCCCCGTCGCCGGCACGCTGCTGGAGATCAAGGCCGACGAGGACGACACCGTCGAGGTGGGCGCGGTGCTCGCGGTCATCGGTGACGAGGGCGAGTCCGCCGGCTCCGACGAGGGCTCCGACGCCGAGCCCGAGGAGGCCACGCCCGAGGCGCAGCCCCAGGACGAGGAGAACGCCGAGCAGAAGGCGGAGCAGGAGCAGGAGATCGCCGACGAGAAGGGCGAGCTGCCCCCGGGCGACGAGACCCCCGAGTCGGAGAAGTCCGACGAGCCGGCCGAGAAGCCGCAGGCCGACACGAAGCCGTCCGGCGGCTCCGGTACCGCGGTCTCGCTGCCCGCGCTCGGCGAGTCGGTCACCGAGGGCACCGTCACCCGCTGGCTCAAGCAGGTCGGGGACGAGGTCGCGGTCGACGAGCCGCTGCTCGAGGTCTCCACCGACAAGGTCGACACCGAGATCCCCTCGCCGGTCGCCGGCACCCTCATCGAGATCAAGGTCCAGGAGGACGAGACCGTCGAGGTCGGCGCCGAGCTCGCGATCATCGGCGACGCGGACGCCGCGCCCAGCCAGGACGACGAGCCCGAGCCCCAGAAGGAGCCGGAGCCGGAGCCCGAGCCGGAGCCCGAGCCGGAGCCGGAGCCCGCGAAGGCGAAGGAGCCCGAGCCGGCCCCTGCGAAGGCCGAGGAGCCGAAGCAGGACGACGACGTCCCGGCGCCGAGCTCGCAGTCCCCGACCACGCGGGACACCGGCGGCGAGTCGGGTGGGTCCGCCCGCTCCGAGGGCGGCTCGTCCGACGCCGCGGGCTACGTGACCCCGCTGGTGCGCAAGCTCGCGGCGCAGCACGACGTCGACCTGTCGACGGTCAGCGGCACCGGTGTGGGCGGCCGCGTCCGCAAGCAGGACGTGCTCGAGGCAGCGCGCGCCAAGGAGGCTCCGGCCGCCGCACCCGCGGCCGCCGCCGCCCCGGCCGCGTCGTCCGGCGCGCAGGCCCCGTCGGTCACGCCGTCCCCGCTGCGGGGCACCACGGAGAAGATCAGCCGGCTGCGCAAGATCATCGCCGAGCGGATGGTCGACTCGCTCCAGACCGGCGCCCAGCTCACCCAGGTCGTCGAGGTCGACGTCACCAACGTCGCCCGGCTGCGGGACGCCAAGAAGGCCGACTTCCTGGCCCGGGAGGGCGTCAAGCTCTCGTACCTGCCGTTCTTCACCAAGGCGGCGGTCGACGCGCTCAAGGAGCACCCGAAGCTCAACGCGACGATCGACACCGACGCCGGGGAGATCACCTACTACGACCGCGAGAACGTCGCGTTCGCGGTGGACACCGAGAAGGGGCTGCTGACCCCGGTCGTCAAGGACGCCGGCGACCTCTCCATCGCCGGCCTGGCGAAGAAGATCGCGGACGTCGCCGAGCGCACCCGCACCAACAAGATCGGTCCCGACGAGCTCGGTGGCGGCACCTTCACCATCACCAACCTCGGCAGCGCCGGCGCACTGTGGGACACCCCGATCATCAACAAGCCGCAGGTGGCGATCCTCGGCCCGGGCGTGGTGGTCAAGCGCCCGGTCGTGATCGACGACGCCAACCTGGGCGAGACGATCGCGGTGCGGCACATGGTCTACCTCGCGCTGACGTACGACCACCGCCTGGTCGACGGCGCCGACGCGGGCCGCTTCCTGCAGGACGTGAAGAAGCGGCTGGAGGCCGGCGTCTTCGACGTCTGA